The DNA region GTCGGCCTCCCGCGACACGTCGCACTCGACGTACTCGGCACCGGCGATCTTCTCGACGCGCCGCGCGATCTCCTCGGCCAGGGGCCTGCGGCCCAGCAGGATGATCCGCTCGGCGCCCTCGCGGGCCATCTCCTCGGCGATGCCAAGGCCGAGGCCGCCCGCACCACCGGTGACCAGGAACGTCCCGCCCCGGTACAGCGGCTCGCCCGTTTCGTCGGCCGTCTCGGCGTATCGCAGGCGCCGCAGGTAGCTCTGCGAGCCACGGATCGCCCGCAGCGCACCGCCCGAGCCGCCCAACGCCTCCCGGACAAGGAAGTCCAGGTCCACGTCCGCACCCGCGTCCAGCACGTCCACCCGCAGGTGCCGGTGCTCCTGCCCGACCACCTGCGCGAGCGCTTCGGTGGCGGCGGAGTACGGATCGGTGACCCCGTCGCCGGGCCCGACCTGCCAGGCGTGTCCGCCCAGGACCTTCAAACCGCGGGTGAGTTTGACCCGGTGCGCCACGAAGGCGCGGTACAGCTCGAACAGCGCGTCCACGCCGGCTGCCCGCCGCTGCCCGGGGGTGAGCGCCGCCTCGCCGGCGACGTCGGGTGCGGTGAAGTCGGTGGCGAACAGGACGCCGTCGACCCCCTCCTGCCGCAGCCGTGCGGCCACCAGCTCCGCGCCGGCCTCGTCCAGGGCGAACACGTTCCGACTCTGGTCGGTCCGCTCGCCGACGTAACACGGGACGACCCGGTGTCCCTGCGCCTCGACCGCGACGACCAGCCGCCTGCCGGCCGGGTTGTCCAGCACCACCGGCGCCCACACCGCGCCGCCGGCCGCCTCCGCCGCCACCCGCGGCACCGCGAGCCACTCGACCTGGAGGAAGCGGCGCGGTCCCGCCAGGCTGAACCGCTGCCAGTCGACCTTCTTCACGGTGTAGTCGGTGATCCGCGCGAACGGCTCACCGTCGACGTCGACGAGGTCCACGTCGTAGGTGATGGTCTCGCCCTCGTGGCTGTCGTCGCGGACGGTACGGATCAGCGAGTAGAACGTCTCCGGCATGGGCCGGTGCAGGACGAAGCTCTTGTACATGTACGGCAGGAACGTCTCGCCGCTGTTCTGCGAAATGAGGTTCACCGCGTTGTCGAGCTTGGCCGGGTGCAGGCCGAATGTCTCGCTCGGCACGCCCTCCGGCAGGCGCAGCAGGGTCAACGCGCCGGTCTCGTGCCTCCACACCGCCCGGACGTTGTCCCAGCGCGCACCGAATTGGAACACGCCCGTGTCGGTCTCGGTCGGGTACGGGTCGGTCACCTCGATCGCGGCGCGCTTCTGGGCGTCGATGTCGACGGGTGCCGCCGGGCCAGCGTCGCCCAGCGGGCTGATCCGACCCTCGACGTGCGTGATCCACTCGCCGCCCTGCGAGCTGGCCACCTGGAAGGAGTAACCCCGCTCCAGCCGGTCCAGCCGGGTCCGCACGGTCGTCTCCTCGCCCTCCTCGACGGCGAGGGGGACCAGGAAGAACACGTTTTCGAACCGCATGCTGCCGGTGTTCTCCACCGCGGCCAGCGCGGCACGCGCCATCTCCAGGTACGTCGTGCCGGGCACCACGGGCCGGTGCTCGATGCGGTGGTCGGACAGCACCCAGTGCCGGTCGACCGACAGCGTGTTCTCGAACACGATCGCGGCGTCCGAGCGGCTGATCTCCGCGCCCAGCAGGGGGTTGGTCTCGGTGCCGCCGAAGCTCCGCACGCTCGTGCGCATGGGCCTGGCCCAGTGGCGGATCTTCTCGAACGGGTAGGTGGGCAGGGGTACCCGCTGACGCGGCTCGTCGGCGTAGAACTCGGCGAACTCGACGCGGGCGCCGCGGACGTAGGCGTTGGCCAGCTCGGTGAGGGCGGCCTTGTCGCCCCGCGAGCGGTACTCGGCGAGTTTGGCGTTGGCCGAGTCGGAGAGCCGCTTGCCGGTCTGGGCCGTGATGTCGCCGGGACCCAGGTCGCTCCGCTTGTCGCTGACGACGGCGTGTACGCCGTGGTGGACGCCCTGCTGCTCGTCGGTGCCGAGACCGCGCCGCCGGAGCCGGTCGACCGACTCGGCCAGTTGCTCCTTCGTCGCCGCGATCACCATGACGCGGTGCTCGTGGTGACCTCGGCCGATGTTGGACGTGTAGCAGATGTCGGCGAGCGACCACGGGCTGTCCGCCAGCACGGCCGCGTACCCGTCGAGGAGCTCGGTCAGGGCCGCCTCGGTCTTGGCGCTGACGGTGAAGCAGTAGCGCTCCCGCAGCTGCTGCCCGGCGCGGTAGCGGGGTGCCTCCTCCAACACCATGTGGCAGTTCGTGCGGATGAAGCCGAACGAGCTGATCCCGGCCCGCCGGGGTTCGCCGTTGGTGTCCCACGGCATAAGCCGGTCGTTGACGTACAGCGGGCTGTCGGTGAAGTCGATGTAGGGGTTGGGCACCTCGAAGTTCGCCGAGGGCGCCAGCAGGCCGGATTCG from Micromonospora sp. NBC_01739 includes:
- a CDS encoding SDR family NAD(P)-dependent oxidoreductase, with amino-acid sequence MSSVKDFILEQFVNNQIDRDRTKRLLLELSKANLHEDIAVIGLAGRFAEAKNVDQFWEFLKVSRDCIRDYPQSRKEDMYDILRNPYYAEVMLGRPVDEADLDRLYSVSGYLDRIDHFDSRFFGIPPLEADYMDPNQRIALEVAYEALENAGYGGESAIGSRTGVFLGRDQSNYSYYRMFSERHPMQLSGSWEGMVASRISYLLDLKGPCIMTDTACSAGSVSVHQAIQSLLLGECDMALAGGINLSSGGEPKTSFLSGATMDNVVSGDDSVRTFDAHANGTLWGEGAGIVLLKPLKKALADRDHVRAVIKASAINNDGTSNSITAPNALMQERVILDAWAKADVPAETITYVEAHGTGTVLGDPIEVKGLTNAFRRHTDRKQFCGIGSLKTTMGHMVAASGSASLAKVVKSLESGLLAPSANFEVPNPYIDFTDSPLYVNDRLMPWDTNGEPRRAGISSFGFIRTNCHMVLEEAPRYRAGQQLRERYCFTVSAKTEAALTELLDGYAAVLADSPWSLADICYTSNIGRGHHEHRVMVIAATKEQLAESVDRLRRRGLGTDEQQGVHHGVHAVVSDKRSDLGPGDITAQTGKRLSDSANAKLAEYRSRGDKAALTELANAYVRGARVEFAEFYADEPRQRVPLPTYPFEKIRHWARPMRTSVRSFGGTETNPLLGAEISRSDAAIVFENTLSVDRHWVLSDHRIEHRPVVPGTTYLEMARAALAAVENTGSMRFENVFFLVPLAVEEGEETTVRTRLDRLERGYSFQVASSQGGEWITHVEGRISPLGDAGPAAPVDIDAQKRAAIEVTDPYPTETDTGVFQFGARWDNVRAVWRHETGALTLLRLPEGVPSETFGLHPAKLDNAVNLISQNSGETFLPYMYKSFVLHRPMPETFYSLIRTVRDDSHEGETITYDVDLVDVDGEPFARITDYTVKKVDWQRFSLAGPRRFLQVEWLAVPRVAAEAAGGAVWAPVVLDNPAGRRLVVAVEAQGHRVVPCYVGERTDQSRNVFALDEAGAELVAARLRQEGVDGVLFATDFTAPDVAGEAALTPGQRRAAGVDALFELYRAFVAHRVKLTRGLKVLGGHAWQVGPGDGVTDPYSAATEALAQVVGQEHRHLRVDVLDAGADVDLDFLVREALGGSGGALRAIRGSQSYLRRLRYAETADETGEPLYRGGTFLVTGGAGGLGLGIAEEMAREGAERIILLGRRPLAEEIARRVEKIAGAEYVECDVSREADVRGLTARLRQEAVTLSGIVHAAGVAGDGFLANKPRPVFDAVLAPKVDGSVALVELAKEHPGAFLVFFSSITAITGGQGQGDYCSANAFMDSLAVRARTEGVRALSINWPTWSEVGMAVQYGIGDGDSPFRALTVKDGLAWLSHFLRDPADGVIPTRFDLGVLHERLDEMPFLLDDDVADAVARAGAGGSSSGGETTEVRVVGLSDPNQIQLRIGAVYGAVLGMAEVDAHMSFQDLGGNSLMTAQLLQRVEDVYPGRIDIADLYSYASVASLAGYIEERIAAESGPAEPGAADFGDMDQSLQDVLAEIGDAELTTMFAADADGAGRNQA